ttagatgtacgaggtttcgtgacaagtccagcatcagataacctccaatgaTCTCAAAGATGTATGCCCGAGCGTATCATATTCTTTCTACTTCATTCGAATCATCTCCTGGCTCCgagaatgtgtctcgtaaccaacCCATCTCAATCTAACCTTCGTAAATATTATTCGAAATCGCACCCAAAAGATCATAGCATACGACTCCCCAATCAGCAGATTGAGTGAACCTGGTAAGTATGAACCCATCCATCGGTAACCCCAATTGTAACTGCACGTCCTTCAAAATGATGGTACACTCCccgcatggaagatggaatgtgtgcgtctcaggTCTCCACCTTTCTATGAATGCGCTGATGAGTTTCAAGTCTAACTTACACCCCAGGCCTATAttggccacgtgccaaaaacccgcttccctcAAATAAATTTCTATCAATGGTGGTGGAGGGCtagacaaattaaaaatatgacattgtaacacccgatctaccgactgttataaaaaaattataaaataaatattaattaaaattacataatgaaaaaatattaaataatattcaaaaattgaaattaacccttaccattttcatttgctcgaTGGAGATATGTTTATGATGGAGACGAATTAATTCCCCGGTCATTGCTAATATGATCAAATatcttagaaattataaaaaaataatattgctttagaaaaaaaattaaaggacaTTGTGAtttaaagagagctttgaggAATTTATAGAGGAACTTGAGAgtttttttgagaaatttagaaagaaatttagaagaaattaaagaaattgtATGAAAAAAATAGGTGgggattttatattttttttatgatcgTTGGTTccccaacggtcaaatttttaaatgaccGTTGGGGCAAAAAACACGGGCTAAAGTGCGTCCCCGGGTAAGCGCTTTTGCCATGTCAACAAAGCGCGTCTACATCAGGACGTTTtatgctgacatggcaaaagaGCTCCCTAAGGACGCGCTTTTCTAAAATTTCCCCTTAAAACGCTATTACGTGGACACGTTTTTGGTTTTTTGgcccattccgataaataaagtttaaagtgGCCCATTTCCGTAAATAAAGTAGGAAATGgaccatttttagtgaaatagCCTGTTTCATATGAGATAAAATTAGAGAGTATATTGTTGAAAGTGactgttataaattttgaacatGAACTATAAAACGAACATAGAAAGTATCCAAAAAATGAGAGAGagggtaattttttttatctttattagttaaaatttttatttcaaattaaaatgataaaaaagaatGAGTTTAGCTACGAACATGGCGATCCTTAGTCAACACTGATTgtgtaaataaagaaaaatatttaaatctgAAAGCAAGATATAGTGCCATGGATTGCAGATTAAAGCTCGTGATGAATGCATACAGAACAGTTATTGTAggtcaattgattaaatgtGGCTCGTTTAACCCACTTGAACTGGCTCGATTTGTGGAACACATAAAAAAACCAATTTACTTGAAGCATTGGTAGTCTAATGAAACACTCCAGTAAATTAGAGTTACCAAAGTGAATATTTGTAATCCTAAAGGATAAGATTGTATAGtgtttaaatcccttaggacTCCCATCTTGTAGGTAAGCATTAATCTTAGTCATTGATGTAATTTCAATTGTACCATTGGATTTGggagagctcaactataaattgAGGCATTCCCCCCAATTTGTAACCATCCAAATATTGAGTAATCAAATACTTTTGAAagcatttattcaaacattgtGTGCAATGCTTTCTTATGACTTTTctattcattcttttttttttttttgcttgagaGTTTGCTTCCCCTAAGTTTCGGTGCCTTAGAAAATTTCCTTGTGAATTCTCATGTTTCGAGAGTTAGGCTAACTTAGGCAAATTTGAAGCTAAGTTCTCGCCTAAGGCCGTGAGGTTTGCcagactaaagttctagcctCGTGACAGTTAGTATAGGAGCCAAGGTTCGAAGGTGTTGAATGAGATGATGAAAGAAGTAAATGATCAGATTGAGTCGAGAGATACCCATAGGGGGATAGGAAAGCTAGTCGATCGAGGAATATGCTGTCAGTCGAGTGATCAATCCCTAGGAATCCAATAGTGGTATGAAGGAAACACTCAAGGCAGTTGAGAGACGCACCACATAGATGGACTTGATGAAAGATCAACTCAAGGGACAGGTGAAGGAGGCCTTAGTTCTAACATGGATGCGATACAAAGGGTGATCAACTCCATTGTAGGTAAGTTGATAGAAAAGGATGATGCTCTCAAGGACATAGTGACTGTTGGATCGTTGGTACGCCCCGTGGTGCAGCGAAAAAATTATTCCTGCAATCATCAACCATGGACCCATTTACGAGGATCGAATCAATTGAAAAAGAGTTGAAGATATACCTTTAGGATCTGATTTCTTTCATGATGTCGATTCCAAGCCGCAACAAAAAATGTCTGAGCCTCTATATAGTTCACCCAGTCAACAGGTAACAACAAAACTCTTTAAACTTTTCAGAGagaattttcacaaaaatgGCCGctaaacctttttttatttttattttcttttcttggtaACCCTAACacactaaattattatattccTTTTATTAATCTCACCTAATAAAACGAAATAATtcccttttatgtttttagagaAACATATGGAAAGCATATTAAAAagattatattctttccaaaagaatatcaaCTTCCATGTCTTTTTATCTTTGagcaaaattattataactatttatattaataattttgataaactatattcgattaatattttatatgaatcaaattcatatattaattttaattatgttttctacttgtgtacaacaagtttgtacatataatgtgttcaaaatttaactgccgaattaaattaattcaaaattaatttaattcttgtgACAACTAAACACAATatcaattatttttgaattatgttCGCTTCAAtcatagggtgtgaccttgtaggCTCTTGTAATGTTGGTAAtaatactagaacatttctaatgtCACAagcaacaattggtatctagcaAAGCATCACTGCTACTCAAGTTACAATAAGTCGTGATTCGACATAACTTTTCTGTGATAAGTTTTTTTATGTAgtatatcattttatcctttatatctagattggatacaagtcatggaatagtcacacttgtatagtccaatatcatatttcttgatattctgagtagactacaataaataaataattgtaagatctcatattaacttatttgagcatgaccTAAGATATtatcccattatgtaggagagaCAAATTctatcttgatcaatcatatctCACTACATAGATTGCGACATATCCAACATTaatctttatagtacaacctgttATGGTAGacatttgactgtatcaaaatatatgactcGCGATGTtaggacaatgatgatctcaagtctgaggattgtatacatagttatcactataagtaatgttgtgactattatataataatccaagaaacatactcacaATAGGTCAGCCcagtatgttgttctctaacacatactcatgtattgattttgacatccttATGTCAACGACAACactgtcatcaatcaactacacattagtctcaatgcattattattgtctaaacccacaataatacttgactaaagattttttaagaatcatattattctcaggactttattattaatcaatttatttacacacagaaaaaaactaaaataacaatggTAATGtcttaaattaacaaataaggTAAAACGAGTATattattacaatcatctcatgattggtctttgagcatactctaacaatgacgactttgaatgaacaaattgaaaagttcaaggGAAAACTCGTTGTTCGTAAAGCTACCGTGGGTAAAAGAGTTTAGGGTGTGACAATGAATTGTTAGATGGATGACCCAAAATCGAAAAAGTTTAAGGGGGCAATGTCCGTGAAAGATGTAGataatttcttattaaaatgacttttttgaACATGATAGtggaaagttaaaaattagttaaaatatataatatttaaacaatttagtATAATGATACATgaagtatatattttaaatactttttaagtaattaacataaattatttgtaaaatcaaTGAtacattaagtattttaaaaaatgaaatataataaattatatttaaataatttaatttaataatacataaaatataaattaatttaacttttatatgttttttcaatagttaatataaataaGTGAGTTGTGATAATCCCCCAATGCAAAAGCCAAAATTTAAAGGCAACTTTTGTATCTTGGTCGCAATTTTTTGATCCATAAATTCAGATGTTCTTAATTGCTTCTGCATGAAAAGATCACATTTGAAACCCCAAATGCAATGAAAAATTGGACCTTAACATGTTTGTTTATTCCATTTTACTAAATACTTTCAAAGCATTTTTTACTCTAACCAACAATCCCCCAAATCATCAATAAGAGTTGTTGAAAAAGATAATCACCAACTTTTAAAGGTTTTATTAATATAgataataacttaattataaaaaaataaaatattttctacttcAGTAATTCTTTTTgaagttaataaaaatagtgGAGAAAAAAAATGCCTTCATGTCCAAGAGTTTTcagtaatatattaaaaatacaaatatttcattttttttatctgaCGTGGAGTTTATACTATAGGTACAAAATTAATGATCGGATATTTCCTTAATTAGTAGGCCCCTCCTCTTCTCTCTCTCGCTCGCTCcttcttatatatttatatatcttttgaaACAACGATTGATCTCTCAAGGAAGAAATTGAAGAATTCCGTAGATGTCTTCAGAGAAGGTGCATGTGGAGCACTGTAAAGGCGTCAATGGCCTCGATAAGGTCATCTTAAGGGAGATTCGCCGTTGCTCTGCTGAGGTTTTcgctttctttctctttctcccTACTCTCTTTTGCCTCttattctccttttctttttccatctaTAATTCTCATTTTTGTTCGTAATCTTCATTCTGTGTTAAAATGTTAACTGCATTACCGTTTCTTTGAGGAGTTTTCCGTGATctgttcagtttttttttattgtatttatcgATTTGCATAATGAATGATGATTGAATCGTGCTACCGTTTTGCTTAATATATCATGTGATGATTCGTTAAGTTTGCATTCAATTTACGTTACGAAGAATTCAGTTTTCGTCGTCGTCTTAAATGTAGAGTGTGCTTTATATTATAAACCAGAGAAGAAAGATAGCAGGAGAATGCAAGCTAAAATATATGAATCAATTGGGGGAAATAGTACGAAAGATTATTGTCAAACCAAATTTAAGGTGCAGTTTTAAGCATATGATTACTACTTGTtccgttttctttttcttggtgAAAATTTTCCTTCTGAAACATTATTGTTGAGATGATGGGAGAAATTTTTGTTTACGAGAACAAAAAGAGTGTTTAGAGGATAAGTACTCCTAAGGTTCTTTGACTCACTAATTAGTTGTAATATGTTTTAAAGTGGGAAGAGTTTATACCGTGTATATAAGATGTTTTggaaatatgtatatgtttatatataagatGCTTTAGaatgtttttccttttccttgttAGTGTATACCGGCTTCTGCATGTGCTATTTTGTTTGTAACATTGCTATTCTATGCATTGACAAGGGAGTTCAAATGTCCGGAAGCTAGTTAATATGCTTACCGCGCTACTATTGCTAGATAAATAATGAAGTCGACGTTAATATTTGTAGTTCAATGTACACTTGATAGTCAAGTAAATGTTGTGGACTTTTCGAGCTCGAACACTAGTTTATAGATAATAATCCATTTTACTTACCGCAAATCATTggaactttcctttttttttttttttttttgcagagaATAAGTACTAGTCCGAACatgaattgttttttttctgaATATGTGCAGTTTTgctgattttcttttttcttatattaAACATGCCTAAAAGTGGAATTAGTGTTCTTGAAGCCCTATTTCATGAACTTAGGAAGCCATGAATGCTGCACAATGTAATTTCTTGTGCACTctttcctcttcctcttctgttattttctttttaatccgAAAAACTTAACATACACTTGGGAAACAAGCCAATTTTCTTGTATTCATTCTACTTTCTTTTCCCTTAAGCAGGTATATTTGTATGGAGGTCAAGTCACTTCTTGGAAGAATGCACATGGTGAAGAGCTCCTTTTTGTTAGTAGTAAGGTATATGTATTAGAAGTGTTCTTGTGAGAAGCAGTTCAGCTTaagaatttaaatgaattaaagcTATCTATTTCTCCTGCTATTAACGATCTGTCTTTCATAGTTAGAGATGGTCAGAATGCTGTTATCATTTTCTCCACTTAGCCAATTATATGCTAGTAATGATCCCATCTATTGTGAAGTGTGGTGATGGATTACTTGGATGTTATAGTATTTTCTTAGTTGTTTGATCAACACTTATTGCTACTTCTAGGTGACGAGGTTAGCGCTCAGAAAGCacttttgaaataaatgagatCTCGTATAGTTTCAGGAGAGTGTCAAAATAATCGTCACTTGCACTTACTTTCTGATACAAACGAggcttttaaattttcttaaagtaccgaaaatatttctaaatgaTACAATTGATGCATATTAAGTTTTATACAAGAAGAAAATTAGCAATTTTTATGGGTCTACTTAATTTTATGACTACCCTTCCAGTTAATGTGTGCTTTCTGCAGGCTTCTTTTAGACCTCCTAGGGCTATTCGTGGAGGTATACCAATCTGTTTCCCTCAAGTATGTGATTCAATACTGTTTGTCTTtgcaatttttatatatttgtttctgAATTCAAGTATTTTCTGTATACAGTTAAAAAGTACTGGTTCTCTTGAGCAATATGGATTTGCAAGGAATCGAATTTGGAGCATTGATCTTGATCCCCCACCATCTCCATCAGATATTTCTCACAAGGCCTTTGTTGACTTAATCCTCACGCACTCTGAAGAAGATATGAAGATCTGGCCTCACAGGTGCGCTATTaagaattttgattatttaacaTAGCTCTCAAATTGAAATTGGAATTTCAGTCTCAATGCTCTTCTTTGGaacaaatttgttaaattagcaTGATATAACTGTCAAACCGTTTTCTGAACCAGATTATAGTGGTTCTCTTTTCCTCTATAAATTTTTAGTTCACTGTAAAAAGAATTCTCAAACTTATGGCAGTAGGATGTGTGTTGTTTTGGAGCTAACTCGTAACTATCTTTAAAACCAATCTTAAATGTGCTTTAGTATTGTGTTATATGTGGATCTATGATTGACTGATTACATTTGTTGTCACCTGTCTATGTATATGTACATTTAGGGCATTACCTATGCGTATGAGATTCTTACTGAAGTTTTATCATTTGATTAAGTGATATGCAATTATGTGCAGGTATGACTGCCGGTTAAGGGTAGCTCTGGGACCTACAGGTGATTTAATGTTGACATCTCGCATCAGAAATACAAACACTGATGGAAAGTCATTTACGTTTAGATTTGCCTATCAGACCTATTTTTTCGTCACTGATATCAGGTTGAATATATTTATCTTTCCTATCTTGTGGTTTTAGTCATGAGAATCTCTGCATTTAAGCATGCATTGTAATTTTAGCAGCTGTGTAATTTTTGTGGTTAACAATGATGCATACTGTTTTCTTAGGTCTGGAAAGCAGTGTGAGATGCAATCCGCAGTGAACATTTGTTGATGAACTCATCCTATAGCCTCATGGGGAGGATCTAGGACTGTGAAAAACAGTAGTATAAATATTAGATCAAAGTTGTGCTTAGAACACTAGTAGCTTACACATGATTTATAGCCATGCCTGCTACAGTCCTCTACAAGCTAGATGTAtggattttctttattttttcattagATGTCATAAATATCATTGCAacagattttgattttaaattgaaatgttgTATAGAAAAATTAAGTTATGATTTGAAGCGAGTTCTATTTGTTGCACCTTTTAGTAACATGTTCACATTAGAGATGGAAtgaaaaaacttatttttttagtgGAAAAAGTAGAAACTCTGTTCTAGATGTTATTGTGATACAGAACTAGGACATACTCATTCTGTGTTTTacaattcttttcttttcacttttatttagtGAAGTACGAGTAGAAGGACTAGAGACATTGGATTATTTGGATAACTTGAAGAACGGAGAGCGGTTCACAGAACAAGAGGATGCAATAACATTTGAATCAGAAGTAAGTGTCAACTATTATAAGCAAGCGTATGCCTTCCCTATCTTTTTAATtctaattgtttatatttatggCTTTATGTTTACTGTCTTGTTGATGAAAAAGGTGGATAAAGTATACCTCAGTACACCAACAAAAATTGCCATCCTGGACCATGAAAGGAAACGAACATTTGAATTGCGAAAGGATGGACTTCCAGATGCTGGTGAGTTTATAATCTCTATACACTATTACACTAACACATTAATTTAGAGCCATCTAGTTAGGTTATGAAGGAAAGTGTACTATAGTTAGAGATAAAACTATTTAATCTCTTGTCCATGCTTCATCTTGGAAGTTATACCAGTtgacagtttttttttttttggagcaATTAAATATAACATACGTAGGGTGATCTACTCAGTTTTATGTTTTACCAAAAAtctatttattactttatttccAATTTACAGTATTGGTTTCAATGACATCCTTCCCTTCCAACAAATCGACCTCTATTAAGATTTCCCTTCGAAAAATAGTTCTGTTCTTTCAGTCTCTTTAGAGGCAAGGTTTCTCTAAATGGTATGTGGAGGAATATTCGACCTGAAATGTATATAACGAGGGACAACTAGTTATCCCTTGCATCACAGTCGGAGGGCTTCAAAAATCGAGTCATATGCGatgttaatataaaattgtCATCTAGTTCTGTACTAATTCAAGAAAGCTTTCATTTGATGCCTTCTTGAGCTATAGTCATATGTCTGCCATACAAATAAAGGTTTGAagccttatatttttttccatttgtaGCTCTACTTGAActataatattgtatttattacaAACGACACAGCCTGCATTCGTTTTAGTTGTAATAAATA
This genomic stretch from Gossypium raimondii isolate GPD5lz chromosome 6, ASM2569854v1, whole genome shotgun sequence harbors:
- the LOC105774750 gene encoding putative glucose-6-phosphate 1-epimerase isoform X1 translates to MSSEKVHVEHCKGVNGLDKVILREIRRCSAEVYLYGGQVTSWKNAHGEELLFVSSKASFRPPRAIRGGIPICFPQVCDSILFVFAIFIYLFLNSSIFCIQLKSTGSLEQYGFARNRIWSIDLDPPPSPSDISHKAFVDLILTHSEEDMKIWPHRYDCRLRVALGPTGDLMLTSRIRNTNTDGKSFTFRFAYQTYFFVTDISEVRVEGLETLDYLDNLKNGERFTEQEDAITFESEVDKVYLSTPTKIAILDHERKRTFELRKDGLPDAVVWNPWDKKAKSMADFGDNEYMHMLCVEAACVEEPITLKPGEEWKGRQGISAVPSSYCSEQLDPRRLLLSG
- the LOC105774750 gene encoding putative glucose-6-phosphate 1-epimerase isoform X2; the protein is MSSEKVHVEHCKGVNGLDKVILREIRRCSAEVYLYGGQVTSWKNAHGEELLFVSSKASFRPPRAIRGGIPICFPQLKSTGSLEQYGFARNRIWSIDLDPPPSPSDISHKAFVDLILTHSEEDMKIWPHRYDCRLRVALGPTGDLMLTSRIRNTNTDGKSFTFRFAYQTYFFVTDISEVRVEGLETLDYLDNLKNGERFTEQEDAITFESEVDKVYLSTPTKIAILDHERKRTFELRKDGLPDAVVWNPWDKKAKSMADFGDNEYMHMLCVEAACVEEPITLKPGEEWKGRQGISAVPSSYCSEQLDPRRLLLSG
- the LOC105774750 gene encoding putative glucose-6-phosphate 1-epimerase isoform X3, with translation MEVKSLLGRMHMVKSSFLLVVRLLLDLLGLFVELKSTGSLEQYGFARNRIWSIDLDPPPSPSDISHKAFVDLILTHSEEDMKIWPHRYDCRLRVALGPTGDLMLTSRIRNTNTDGKSFTFRFAYQTYFFVTDISEVRVEGLETLDYLDNLKNGERFTEQEDAITFESEVDKVYLSTPTKIAILDHERKRTFELRKDGLPDAVVWNPWDKKAKSMADFGDNEYMHMLCVEAACVEEPITLKPGEEWKGRQGISAVPSSYCSEQLDPRRLLLSG